One Paraburkholderia sp. IMGN_8 DNA window includes the following coding sequences:
- the uvrA gene encoding excinuclease ABC subunit UvrA, with translation MEQIRIRGARTHNLKNVNLDLPRHKLVVITGLSGSGKSSLAFDTLYAEGQRRYVESLSAYARQFLQLMEKPDVDLIEGLSPAISIEQKATSHNPRSTVGTVTEIHDYLRLLFARVGTPYCPDHEIPLEAQSVSQMVDAALALPEETKLMILAPVVANRKGEHVELFEEMQAQGFIRFRVRSGGGTANEGVAKIYEVDSLPKLKKNDKHTIDVVVDRLKVRGDMKQRLAESFETALRLADGRAIALEMESDKEHLFSSKFACPICSYSLQELEPRLFSFNNPMGACPECDGLGQITFFDPKRVVAHPSLSLAAGAVKGWDRRNQFYFQMLQSLAAFYEFDIDTAVEDLQEKVRKILLFGSGKQEIPFSYINERGRTSVREHVFEGIIPNLERRYRETDSVAVREELAKYQNNQPCPACAGTRLRREARFVRIGADGDARGIFEISGWPLRDALGYFQTLRLEGSKREIADKVVKEIVARLMFLNNVGLDYLSLERSAETLSGGEAQRIRLASQIGSGLTGVMYVLDEPSIGLHQRDNDRLIATLKHLRDLGNSVIVVEHDEDMIRMADYVVDMGPGAGEHGGMVIAEGTPRQVEANAASMTGQYMSGSRNIEFPDERKEPDERRLRIVEAYGNNLQHVSLDLPIGLLTCVTGVSGSGKSTLINDTLYHAVAHHLYGSSTEPAPYESIEGLEHFDKVINVDQSPIGRTPRSNPATYTGLFTPIRELFSGVPASKERGYDPGRFSFNVKGGRCESCQGDGVLKVEMHFLPDVYVPCDVCHGKRYNRETLDVQYKGKNISEVLDMTVENAYEFFKPVPVVARKLKTLLDVGLGYIRLGQSATTLSGGEAQRVKLSLELSKRDTGRTLYILDEPTTGLHFHDIALLLEVIHRLRDQGNTVVIIEHNLDVIKTADWVIDLGPEGGAGGGQIIAQGTPEQVAKSKASFTGKYLAPLLERTASKK, from the coding sequence GTGGAACAAATCCGTATCCGTGGGGCTCGTACCCACAACCTGAAGAACGTCAATCTCGACCTCCCACGTCACAAGCTTGTCGTGATAACGGGCCTATCCGGCTCGGGCAAATCGTCGCTTGCGTTCGACACGCTCTATGCGGAAGGACAGCGGCGTTACGTCGAAAGTCTCTCCGCCTACGCACGCCAATTCCTGCAATTGATGGAAAAGCCGGACGTCGATCTGATCGAAGGGCTGTCCCCAGCAATCTCGATCGAGCAGAAAGCGACCTCTCACAATCCGCGCTCCACGGTCGGCACCGTCACCGAAATTCACGACTATTTGCGGCTGCTGTTCGCACGGGTCGGCACGCCCTACTGTCCTGACCACGAAATTCCGCTGGAAGCGCAAAGCGTCTCGCAGATGGTCGACGCGGCGCTGGCGTTGCCGGAAGAGACCAAATTGATGATCCTCGCGCCCGTGGTGGCGAACCGCAAAGGCGAGCACGTCGAACTGTTCGAGGAAATGCAGGCGCAGGGCTTTATCCGCTTTCGCGTCCGCTCGGGCGGCGGCACCGCGAACGAAGGCGTCGCGAAAATCTATGAAGTCGACTCGCTGCCGAAGCTCAAGAAAAACGACAAGCACACGATCGATGTCGTAGTCGACCGTCTGAAGGTGCGCGGCGATATGAAGCAGCGTCTCGCCGAATCGTTCGAAACGGCGCTGCGTCTCGCCGACGGCCGCGCGATCGCACTCGAAATGGAGTCGGACAAGGAGCATCTGTTCAGCTCGAAGTTCGCCTGTCCGATCTGCTCGTATTCGCTGCAGGAGTTGGAGCCGCGCCTCTTCTCGTTCAACAACCCGATGGGCGCGTGCCCGGAGTGCGACGGCCTCGGCCAGATCACTTTCTTCGATCCGAAGCGGGTAGTCGCACATCCGTCGCTGTCGCTCGCGGCCGGCGCGGTGAAGGGCTGGGACCGGCGCAACCAGTTTTACTTCCAGATGCTGCAAAGTCTCGCGGCGTTCTACGAGTTCGACATCGACACGGCCGTCGAAGATCTGCAGGAAAAAGTCCGCAAAATCCTGCTGTTCGGTTCGGGCAAGCAGGAGATTCCGTTCTCGTACATCAACGAACGCGGCCGCACTTCGGTGCGCGAGCATGTCTTCGAAGGGATCATTCCGAATCTGGAACGGCGTTACCGCGAGACCGATTCGGTCGCGGTGCGCGAAGAACTCGCCAAGTACCAGAACAACCAGCCGTGTCCGGCCTGTGCCGGCACCCGGCTGCGCCGCGAAGCGCGTTTCGTGCGGATCGGCGCGGATGGCGACGCGCGCGGCATCTTCGAAATCAGCGGCTGGCCGCTGCGCGATGCGCTCGGCTATTTCCAGACGCTGCGGCTCGAAGGCTCGAAGCGCGAGATCGCTGACAAGGTCGTCAAGGAAATCGTCGCGCGGCTGATGTTCCTGAATAACGTCGGGCTCGATTATTTGTCGCTCGAACGCAGCGCGGAAACGCTGTCGGGCGGCGAGGCGCAGCGCATTCGCCTCGCCTCGCAGATCGGCTCGGGTTTGACCGGCGTGATGTACGTGCTGGACGAGCCATCGATCGGTCTGCATCAGCGCGACAACGACCGGCTGATCGCCACACTCAAGCATCTGCGCGATCTGGGCAACTCGGTGATCGTCGTCGAGCACGACGAAGACATGATCCGTATGGCCGATTACGTGGTCGACATGGGGCCGGGCGCGGGCGAACACGGCGGCATGGTGATCGCCGAAGGCACGCCAAGGCAGGTGGAGGCGAACGCGGCATCGATGACCGGACAGTACATGTCCGGCAGCCGCAACATCGAATTTCCGGACGAACGCAAGGAACCGGACGAGCGGCGTCTGCGCATCGTCGAGGCGTACGGCAACAATCTGCAGCACGTGTCGCTCGATCTGCCGATCGGTCTGCTGACCTGCGTGACCGGCGTGTCCGGTTCCGGCAAGTCGACGCTGATCAACGACACGCTGTATCACGCGGTCGCGCATCATCTGTACGGCTCGTCCACCGAGCCGGCGCCGTACGAATCGATCGAGGGCCTGGAGCACTTCGACAAGGTCATCAACGTCGACCAGTCGCCGATCGGCCGCACGCCGCGCTCGAATCCGGCCACGTACACGGGTCTCTTCACGCCGATCCGCGAACTGTTCTCGGGCGTGCCGGCGTCGAAGGAGCGCGGCTACGATCCGGGCCGCTTCTCGTTCAACGTGAAAGGCGGACGCTGCGAATCCTGCCAGGGCGACGGCGTGCTGAAAGTGGAGATGCACTTTTTGCCGGACGTGTACGTTCCCTGTGACGTCTGTCACGGCAAGCGCTACAACCGCGAAACGCTCGACGTGCAGTACAAGGGCAAGAACATCAGCGAAGTCCTCGATATGACAGTCGAGAACGCTTATGAGTTTTTCAAGCCGGTTCCGGTCGTCGCGCGCAAGCTGAAAACCTTGCTGGACGTGGGCTTGGGCTATATCCGGCTGGGCCAGTCGGCCACCACGTTATCGGGCGGCGAAGCGCAGCGCGTCAAACTATCTTTGGAACTGAGCAAGCGCGACACCGGTCGCACTCTCTATATTCTTGACGAGCCGACCACCGGCCTGCACTTTCACGATATCGCGCTGCTGCTGGAAGTTATTCATCGACTACGAGATCAGGGTAATACCGTCGTGATCATCGAGCATAATCTCGATGTAATCAAAACTGCCGACTGGGTCATCGATCTTGGCCCTGAAGGCGGAGCGGGCGGCGGTCAAATCATCGCGCAAGGTACGCCGGAGCAGGTTGCGAAGTCGAAGGCAAGTTTTACCGGTAAATATCTGGCGCCTTTGCTGGAACGCACTGCCAGTAAAAAGTAA
- a CDS encoding AI-2E family transporter — MAKRNQARDDGEVQDLRPRPVRLTSDMSLPKLSAVEIGSYVLMLIGMWAVIELRLLGALLAGLLVFQLVHMIAPRIEQHMSSQRARWLAVVLLSVVIVGALTGLTLGIIEHFENDVPSVQKLLDQAMQLIDQARGRIPQFIANYLPVDTEQMKTKATELMQTHANMLQQSGKTVARGFTHILIGMIIGAIIAVGAQKHMQRLPLSTAFVTRVARFADAFRRIVFAQVKISAINATFTGIFLLAVLPIFHDQLPLSKTLVLVTFIVGLLPVIGNLISNTIIVAVALSVSFPAAVMSLVFLILIHKLEYFLNARIVGGQIEARAWELLIAMLVMEAAFGLPGVVAAPIFYAYIKRELIYLRLV; from the coding sequence ATGGCCAAGCGGAATCAGGCGCGCGACGACGGGGAGGTGCAGGACCTACGCCCACGCCCGGTCAGGCTGACGAGCGATATGAGCCTGCCGAAGCTGTCGGCAGTCGAAATCGGCAGTTATGTGCTGATGCTGATTGGAATGTGGGCGGTCATCGAACTGCGGCTGCTCGGCGCGCTGCTCGCGGGCTTGCTCGTGTTCCAGCTGGTGCATATGATCGCGCCGCGCATCGAACAGCATATGTCGAGTCAGCGCGCGCGCTGGCTCGCGGTGGTGCTGCTCTCGGTGGTGATCGTGGGTGCGCTGACGGGGCTGACGCTCGGGATCATCGAGCACTTCGAGAATGACGTGCCGAGCGTGCAGAAGCTGCTCGACCAGGCAATGCAGTTGATCGACCAGGCGCGCGGCCGGATTCCGCAATTCATCGCCAACTATCTGCCGGTCGATACCGAGCAGATGAAGACGAAGGCGACCGAGTTGATGCAAACGCACGCCAACATGCTGCAGCAAAGCGGCAAGACGGTGGCGCGCGGATTCACGCACATTCTGATCGGCATGATCATCGGCGCGATCATCGCGGTCGGCGCGCAGAAGCATATGCAGCGGCTGCCGCTGTCCACGGCCTTCGTCACGCGCGTGGCCCGTTTCGCCGACGCCTTCCGCCGCATCGTGTTCGCCCAGGTGAAGATTTCCGCGATCAATGCGACTTTCACCGGCATCTTCCTGCTGGCGGTGCTGCCGATCTTTCACGATCAGCTGCCGCTGTCGAAAACGCTGGTGCTCGTGACGTTCATCGTCGGCTTGTTGCCGGTGATCGGCAATCTGATCTCGAACACGATCATCGTCGCGGTGGCGCTGTCGGTGAGCTTTCCGGCAGCGGTCATGTCGCTGGTGTTCCTGATCCTGATTCACAAGCTGGAGTACTTCCTGAACGCGCGCATCGTCGGCGGACAGATCGAGGCGCGCGCCTGGGAACTGCTGATCGCCATGCTCGTGATGGAAGCGGCGTTCGGCCTCCCCGGCGTGGTGGCTGCACCGATTTTCTATGCGTATATCAAGCGGGAATTGATTTATCTGCGGCTGGTGTAA
- a CDS encoding MFS transporter — translation MSNPSATSSRMSAPELRATVSLAAIFALRMLGLFMIMPVFSIYAKTIPGGDNVLLVGIALGAYGVTQSMLYIFYGWVSDKVGRKPVIATGLLIFALGSFIAAGAHDMTWIIVGRVIQGMGAVSSAVIAFIADLTAEEHRTKAMAMVGGSIGVSFAVAIVGAPIVFQWLGMSGLFTLVGIFSILAVGVVLWVVPDAPKPVHVRAPFAEVLHNVELLRLNFGVLVLHATQTALFLVVPRILEAGGLPVASHWKVYLPVMGLSFVMMVPAIIAAEKRGKMKIVLLSAIGLILIGQLLLGVAPHTILSVAAILFVYFLGFNILEASQPSLVSKLAPGTRKGAAAGVYNTTQSIGLALGGMIGGWLLKVDGQSAVFFTCSGLVLCWLIIAANMKQPPRKA, via the coding sequence ATGTCCAATCCATCCGCTACATCCTCACGCATGAGCGCGCCTGAACTGCGCGCGACCGTGTCGCTTGCCGCCATCTTCGCGCTGCGCATGCTCGGTCTCTTCATGATCATGCCGGTGTTCTCGATCTACGCGAAGACCATCCCGGGCGGCGACAACGTACTGCTGGTCGGCATCGCGCTGGGCGCGTACGGCGTGACGCAGTCGATGCTGTACATCTTCTATGGCTGGGTTTCCGACAAGGTTGGCCGCAAGCCGGTCATTGCGACCGGGTTGTTGATCTTCGCGCTCGGCAGCTTCATCGCGGCGGGCGCGCACGACATGACGTGGATCATCGTCGGGCGGGTGATTCAGGGGATGGGTGCGGTGTCGTCGGCGGTGATCGCCTTTATCGCCGACCTCACCGCTGAAGAGCATCGCACCAAGGCGATGGCGATGGTCGGCGGCAGCATTGGTGTTTCCTTTGCGGTAGCCATTGTCGGTGCGCCGATCGTATTCCAGTGGCTCGGTATGAGCGGGCTGTTTACGCTGGTCGGCATCTTCTCGATTCTGGCGGTCGGCGTGGTGCTGTGGGTCGTGCCCGATGCGCCCAAGCCGGTGCACGTGCGCGCGCCGTTCGCCGAAGTGCTGCACAACGTCGAACTGCTGCGCCTGAACTTCGGCGTGCTGGTGCTGCATGCGACGCAAACCGCGTTGTTCCTCGTGGTGCCGCGCATTCTCGAAGCCGGCGGCCTGCCGGTCGCGTCGCATTGGAAAGTGTATTTGCCGGTAATGGGCCTCTCATTCGTGATGATGGTCCCGGCGATCATCGCTGCTGAAAAACGCGGGAAAATGAAAATCGTGCTGCTGTCCGCCATCGGTCTTATCCTGATCGGACAGTTGTTGTTGGGCGTCGCACCGCATACGATTCTGAGTGTGGCGGCGATCCTTTTTGTCTACTTTCTCGGCTTCAATATTCTTGAAGCATCGCAGCCTTCGCTGGTGTCGAAACTGGCGCCGGGAACCCGCAAGGGCGCGGCTGCCGGCGTGTACAACACCACGCAGTCGATCGGTCTGGCACTGGGCGGGATGATCGGCGGCTGGCTGCTGAAAGTGGATGGGCAAAGCGCCGTTTTCTTTACTTGTTCGGGGCTTGTTTTGTGCTGGCTTATAATCGCCGCAAACATGAAACAGCCGCCGCGCAAGGCGTAG
- a CDS encoding methyl-accepting chemotaxis protein: MLKNLSIRTCVTVMVVFFFVVLLVGAAAGLLSLRSSNASLQQMYTVDTPAVADLEGSAGQLLRLRLALATYASLIDLNDQDGANVVLKRFDQYQKVSNERLAHYMSHASSDADEQRLINDMQDKRDTFLHEGVEPALTALKSGDRTAFQQLQAHKLPSLYSAYEKAMLALEQLQLDHGAQRYQDAQNLFYAICIAVAIGMVVSLLGSWVGRAVLVRAIVSPVDATISQFQRMADGDLTSQIVVTSNNEMGRLAAALSKMQDSLIATVNTVRQGTESIDTGVSEIAAGNADLSQRTEEQAASLEETAASIEQLTSTVKQTADNAKQASSLAQGASSLAAQGGDLTEQVVGTMHGIVDDSRRIADIVGVIEGIAFQTNILALNAAVEAARAGEQGRGFAVVASEVRSLAQRSAAAAKEIKGLIDASTARVQAGSQLVERSGSTMTEIVDAIARVSSIMSEIAAAAIEQSTGIDQVNLAVAQMDEVTQQNAALVEQAAAAASSLEEQARRLTSVVAVFQTGSGSSSSSSFAGRRGGSVAAPGQFESGEVIAG; encoded by the coding sequence ATGCTGAAAAATCTGTCGATTCGTACCTGCGTCACGGTGATGGTGGTGTTCTTTTTCGTCGTGCTGCTAGTCGGCGCCGCCGCGGGGCTACTGTCGTTGCGCTCGAGCAACGCGTCGCTGCAGCAGATGTACACCGTGGACACGCCGGCCGTTGCCGACCTGGAAGGCAGCGCCGGACAACTGCTGCGACTGCGCCTGGCACTGGCGACATACGCATCGCTGATCGACCTGAACGATCAGGACGGTGCGAACGTGGTGCTCAAGCGCTTTGATCAGTACCAGAAAGTATCCAACGAACGCCTCGCCCACTATATGAGCCACGCGAGTTCGGATGCCGATGAGCAACGTCTCATCAATGACATGCAGGACAAACGCGATACGTTCCTGCACGAAGGCGTCGAGCCGGCGTTGACCGCGTTGAAGTCCGGCGACAGGACCGCATTTCAGCAATTGCAGGCGCACAAACTGCCATCGCTCTACAGCGCGTACGAAAAGGCGATGCTTGCGCTTGAACAATTGCAACTCGATCATGGCGCGCAGCGCTATCAGGATGCACAGAACCTGTTCTACGCAATCTGTATTGCGGTTGCGATCGGTATGGTGGTGTCGCTGCTGGGTTCGTGGGTCGGACGTGCGGTGCTGGTGCGTGCGATTGTCAGTCCCGTCGACGCGACAATTTCACAGTTTCAGCGGATGGCTGACGGTGACCTGACGAGCCAGATCGTCGTGACCAGCAACAACGAAATGGGGCGGCTGGCCGCGGCATTGTCCAAGATGCAGGACTCGTTGATCGCCACGGTGAACACCGTGCGTCAGGGGACTGAATCCATCGATACGGGCGTAAGCGAGATTGCCGCGGGCAATGCCGATTTGTCGCAACGTACCGAGGAGCAAGCCGCATCGCTGGAGGAGACGGCGGCCAGCATCGAACAACTGACCTCGACGGTCAAGCAGACCGCCGACAACGCGAAGCAGGCGAGTTCGCTGGCGCAAGGTGCGTCGAGTCTGGCTGCTCAGGGCGGCGACCTCACGGAACAGGTGGTGGGCACGATGCACGGCATCGTCGACGACTCGCGGCGGATTGCCGACATTGTCGGCGTGATCGAGGGGATCGCTTTCCAGACCAATATTCTGGCGCTGAACGCGGCGGTTGAGGCGGCGCGCGCGGGCGAGCAGGGGCGTGGGTTTGCGGTGGTGGCGAGCGAGGTGCGGTCGTTGGCGCAGCGAAGTGCCGCGGCGGCCAAAGAGATCAAGGGGTTGATCGACGCATCGACTGCGCGGGTGCAGGCGGGCTCGCAACTGGTCGAACGATCGGGGTCGACGATGACCGAGATTGTTGACGCGATTGCTCGCGTGAGTTCGATTATGAGTGAGATTGCCGCTGCCGCGATTGAGCAGAGTACTGGAATCGATCAGGTTAATCTTGCTGTCGCGCAGATGGATGAAGTTACGCAACAGAATGCAGCGCTTGTTGAGCAGGCCGCGGCGGCGGCTAGTTCGCTTGAGGAGCAGGCTCGGAGGTTGACTTCGGTGGTGGCTGTCTTTCAGACAGGAAGTGGTTCTTCTTCCTCTTCTTCTTTCGCCGGTCGGCGGGGTGGTTCTGTGGCTGCGCCGGGGCAGTTTGAGTCTGGTGAAGTTATTGCGGGTTGA
- a CDS encoding cytochrome C oxidase subunit II — protein sequence MSTESPHQPGGGHAVALRAERRWATFAVALIVLMLAVVVFSGLHWAMMPPSRVETIDPSRLQLSGEFVEDNLGTAVQADGSVVVRFIAQQYSFTPQCLLVPADTPITMRTTSADVVHGLLVTDTNINTMVVPGYVATLNTRFDKPADHLMPCHEFCGFGHQAMWAHVKVIDKAAFFEQARQSRRLSCVSR from the coding sequence ATGTCGACTGAGTCTCCTCACCAACCCGGCGGCGGCCACGCGGTCGCCCTACGCGCCGAGCGCCGCTGGGCGACCTTCGCCGTCGCGCTGATCGTGCTGATGCTGGCCGTCGTCGTGTTCTCCGGGCTGCATTGGGCGATGATGCCGCCGTCGCGGGTCGAAACAATCGATCCCTCGCGCCTGCAACTGTCCGGCGAATTCGTCGAAGACAATCTCGGCACCGCCGTCCAGGCGGACGGCTCGGTGGTCGTGCGCTTCATCGCGCAGCAGTATTCGTTCACGCCGCAATGTCTGCTGGTGCCCGCCGATACGCCGATCACGATGCGCACGACCAGCGCCGACGTCGTGCACGGCCTGCTCGTCACCGACACCAACATCAACACGATGGTCGTGCCCGGCTACGTCGCCACCCTGAACACCCGCTTCGACAAACCCGCCGATCACCTGATGCCGTGCCACGAGTTCTGCGGCTTCGGCCACCAGGCCATGTGGGCGCATGTGAAGGTGATCGACAAAGCCGCATTCTTCGAGCAAGCCCGACAATCACGGAGACTCAGCTGTGTTTCACGCTAA
- a CDS encoding b(o/a)3-type cytochrome-c oxidase subunit 1 has translation MFHAKRLVLAHFWLAFITFLIALLLGAWQMLVRSPLLPWVGDPELYYRSVTAHGTVMAYVLPTLVSMGFGYAIVELALAQRLVGLKWAWAAFIMLAVGAVMAMVPVALGQASVLYTFYPPMIGSPFYYLGVVLVVVGSWIWVALMHVNLRVWKRANPGKPVPLAMFANVAGAYLWAWTAVGAALEILFQILPVAFGLTNTIDAGLSRVLFSWTLHAIVYFWLIPAYIAYYTLVPRAIGGRLYSDSMARVSFILFLVFAMPIGIHHLFADPQVGSGFKFLHAVFTGMVSVPTLLTVFTICASVEIAGRLRGGTGAFGWLTALPWQNPMMLVIAFSFMMLGLGGAGGLINMSYQLNSTIHNTQWVTGHFHLIFGGAIVIMYFAIAYELWPQLTGRAIGSARLIRTQLWLWFIGMMVVTLPWHYVGLLGAPRRMAYYDYNAPGIESQAFWVGMSAVGGLILVVSGVLFIYILAKSQFGPAVQQQSFRFASAVQPVERVPAALNSFGLWVALMIGLTVVNYSVPIVQLLKLPQTSVPAVVVGAQR, from the coding sequence GTGTTTCACGCTAAGCGACTTGTTCTCGCGCATTTCTGGCTCGCCTTCATCACCTTTCTGATCGCGCTGTTGCTCGGCGCCTGGCAAATGCTGGTACGCAGCCCGCTGCTGCCGTGGGTCGGCGACCCCGAACTCTATTATCGATCGGTGACCGCGCATGGCACGGTGATGGCCTACGTGCTGCCTACTTTGGTTTCGATGGGTTTCGGCTACGCGATCGTCGAACTCGCGCTCGCGCAGCGGCTCGTCGGCCTCAAATGGGCGTGGGCCGCGTTCATCATGCTGGCGGTCGGCGCCGTGATGGCGATGGTCCCGGTCGCGCTCGGCCAGGCCTCAGTGCTCTACACCTTCTATCCACCGATGATCGGCAGTCCGTTCTATTACCTCGGCGTGGTGCTGGTGGTGGTCGGCTCGTGGATCTGGGTCGCGTTGATGCATGTGAATCTGCGTGTCTGGAAACGCGCCAATCCCGGCAAACCCGTACCGCTCGCGATGTTCGCCAACGTCGCTGGCGCGTATCTATGGGCATGGACCGCGGTCGGCGCCGCACTCGAAATCCTCTTCCAGATCTTGCCGGTCGCGTTCGGTCTCACCAACACGATCGACGCCGGTCTCTCGCGCGTGCTGTTTTCATGGACGCTGCACGCGATCGTCTACTTCTGGCTGATCCCTGCCTACATCGCGTATTACACGCTGGTGCCGCGCGCGATCGGAGGGCGGCTTTATAGCGACTCGATGGCGCGCGTGTCGTTCATCCTGTTCCTCGTGTTCGCGATGCCGATCGGCATTCACCATCTGTTCGCCGACCCGCAGGTCGGCTCGGGCTTCAAGTTCCTGCATGCGGTGTTCACCGGCATGGTGTCGGTGCCGACGTTGCTGACGGTGTTCACGATCTGCGCGTCGGTGGAAATCGCGGGACGGCTGCGCGGCGGCACGGGTGCGTTCGGGTGGCTGACTGCATTGCCATGGCAGAACCCGATGATGCTGGTGATCGCGTTCTCGTTCATGATGCTGGGTCTCGGCGGCGCGGGCGGCCTGATCAACATGAGCTACCAGCTGAACTCGACGATACACAACACACAGTGGGTGACCGGGCACTTCCACCTGATTTTCGGTGGTGCGATTGTGATCATGTACTTCGCAATCGCGTATGAACTGTGGCCGCAATTGACCGGCCGCGCGATCGGCTCGGCGCGCCTGATTCGTACGCAATTGTGGCTGTGGTTCATCGGCATGATGGTGGTGACGCTGCCGTGGCATTACGTTGGCTTGCTGGGTGCGCCGCGCCGTATGGCGTATTACGACTACAACGCGCCGGGAATCGAATCGCAAGCGTTCTGGGTGGGGATGTCGGCGGTGGGTGGGCTGATCCTGGTCGTGTCCGGCGTGCTGTTCATCTATATCCTGGCGAAATCGCAATTCGGGCCGGCGGTGCAGCAGCAGAGCTTCCGCTTCGCGAGCGCCGTGCAGCCGGTGGAGCGCGTACCGGCCGCACTCAATAGTTTCGGCTTGTGGGTGGCGTTGATGATCGGGCTGACGGTTGTCAACTACAGTGTGCCGATCGTTCAGTTGCTCAAACTGCCGCAGACGTCGGTGCCGGCAGTTGTCGTCGGAGCGCAGCGATGA
- a CDS encoding single-stranded DNA-binding protein → MASVNKVILVGNLGADPEVRYLPSGDAVANIRLATTDRYKDKASGEFKEATEWHRVSFFGRLAEIVAEYLKKGSSVYLEGRIRTRKWQAQDGTDRYSTEIIAEQMQMLGGRGGSMGGGGGDEGGYSRGEPSERSGGGGRAASGGGASRGGSGGGGSSRPSAPAGGGFDEMDDDIPF, encoded by the coding sequence ATGGCATCCGTGAACAAGGTCATTCTCGTCGGCAACCTCGGAGCCGATCCGGAAGTCCGTTATCTTCCGAGCGGCGACGCAGTGGCGAACATCCGCCTTGCGACGACGGACCGGTACAAGGACAAGGCGTCCGGCGAATTCAAGGAAGCAACCGAATGGCATCGCGTGTCGTTTTTCGGCCGCCTTGCTGAAATCGTGGCCGAATATCTGAAGAAGGGCTCGTCGGTGTATCTGGAAGGGCGCATCCGCACCCGTAAGTGGCAGGCGCAGGACGGCACCGACCGTTACTCGACGGAAATCATCGCCGAGCAGATGCAAATGCTGGGCGGCCGCGGCGGATCGATGGGCGGCGGCGGTGGTGACGAAGGCGGTTACAGTCGAGGCGAGCCGTCGGAGCGTAGCGGCGGCGGTGGCCGTGCGGCGTCGGGCGGTGGTGCCTCGCGCGGCGGCAGCGGCGGTGGTGGTTCGAGCCGTCCGAGCGCGCCGGCTGGTGGTGGGTTTGATGAGATGGATGACGATATTCCGTTCTGA
- a CDS encoding c-type cytochrome, whose amino-acid sequence MSQERVFSLRNPWFTVSVGGTLAIAVAGILIGFIWLPSANSAFSERGLWATICSAAGVPSSWYGGGGNVGGTAPSDVVVLPPLRSVRADANSIGRGATIATQNCSMCHGVQGTVQVTAPALAGQYADVAYKELRDYQMGLRQNAVMQPIIAARSEQDLHDLAAYYASLPRAGAAEVLPSGAKPDATAVKLAMQGDPLRNIAPCAACHGQLDRKGAAPWLGGQSSVYLAAQMRAFASGARHNDINEQMRNVVRQMTPDEIDSLAKYYAAMQ is encoded by the coding sequence ATGAGTCAGGAACGCGTCTTCAGCTTGCGCAACCCGTGGTTCACGGTGAGTGTCGGCGGCACGCTTGCGATTGCCGTTGCCGGGATTCTGATTGGGTTTATCTGGTTGCCTTCAGCGAATAGCGCTTTCAGCGAACGCGGTTTGTGGGCGACGATTTGCAGCGCCGCTGGTGTGCCATCGAGTTGGTATGGTGGCGGCGGCAACGTTGGCGGAACCGCGCCTAGCGACGTGGTGGTGTTGCCACCATTGCGGAGCGTGCGTGCCGACGCGAATTCCATTGGCCGCGGCGCGACGATTGCGACGCAGAATTGCTCGATGTGTCATGGCGTGCAAGGCACGGTGCAGGTGACGGCGCCTGCGTTGGCCGGGCAGTACGCCGATGTGGCCTATAAGGAGTTGCGTGACTATCAGATGGGCCTGCGTCAGAACGCGGTCATGCAGCCGATTATTGCCGCTCGCAGCGAGCAGGATTTGCATGATCTGGCGGCGTATTATGCTTCGCTGCCGCGGGCTGGCGCTGCTGAGGTTTTGCCCTCTGGCGCGAAGCCGGACGCTACGGCGGTAAAGCTTGCTATGCAAGGGGATCCGCTGCGGAATATTGCCCCTTGTGCTGCTTGCCATGGGCAGTTGGATCGCAAGGGGGCAGCGCCCTGGCTTGGCGGGCAGTCGTCTGTTTATCTCGCTGCGCAGATGCGGGCGTTTGCTTCCGGAGCCCGGCATAACGATATCAATGAACAGATGCGGAATGTGGTCAGGCAGATGACGCCTGACGAGATTGATAGTTTGGCTAAGTATTATGCTGCCATGCAGTGA